In Oncorhynchus mykiss isolate Arlee chromosome 1, USDA_OmykA_1.1, whole genome shotgun sequence, the following proteins share a genomic window:
- the LOC100135993 gene encoding G protein-coupled receptor LPSenhR-1 (The RefSeq protein has 2 substitutions compared to this genomic sequence) — protein sequence MDMTPTPSSGNSNLNEANNCGVDLSQDAIYLPVIYSIFFIIGTPLNLMALFGLYRLIKSENVLPVYVINLLLSDLLQLFTVPLWIDYYRRGHSWRFGSTSCQLLGVSFYISIYTGIAFMCIIALERYLAIAKPLRFQALRKLKFARWIALSIWVVVAVPPSIVLHKMQPNDNHTLCIESYPSKEGFIIYRLITLSLSFIIPLAFIVILHRKTLRSLSAIGTLGTEEKHRIRGLLILLMVIFILVLGPYHITGCVKYIGLLLHGDACEWEKTVFVPYQLGRGLLSLNSVLDPILYTFLRSDFRAAAGHYLPCLRRMQESVCRTVSHQRTNTQTPSTLSDHSDSI from the coding sequence ATGGACATGACTCCCACCCCCAGCTCTGGTAATAGTAACCTGAATGAAGCCAACAATTGTGGAGTGGACCTCAGCCAAGATGCCATCTACCTTCCTGTAATCTACAGTATCTTCTTCATCATTGGCACTCCCCTCAATCTGATGGCCCTATTCGGGCTCTATCGTCTGATCAAGTCTGAAAACGTCTTACCGGTGTACGTGATCAACCTGCTCCTTTCGGATCTCCTCCAACTGTTCACTGTACCTCTATGGATTGACTACTATCGCAGGGGTCACAACTGGCGATTCGGGTCCACTTCCTGCCAGTTATTGGGAGTCAGTTTCTACGTCAGCATTTACACCGGCATTGCCTTCATGTGCATCATCGCTTTGGAGCGCTACTTGGCCATCGCCAAGCCTCTGAGATTCCAAGCATTGAGAAAGCTGAAGTTTGCACGATGGATAGCCCTTAGCATATGGGTCGTGGTAGCCGTGCCTCCATCCATCGTCTTGCATAAAATGCAACCCAACGACAATCACACCCTGTGTATCGAGAGCTACCCTTCCAAGGAGGGGTTCATCATCTACCGATTGATCACCTTATCCCTGTCCTTCATCATCCCTCTCGCCTTCATCGTGATCCTCCACCGGAAGACCCTGAGGTCTTTGTCAGCCATTGGTACCTTGGGAACGGAAGAGAAGCACCGCATCAGGGGGCTTCTCATTCTGCTGATGGTCATCTTCATCCTGGTCCTCGGCCCCTACCACATCACAGGATGTGTGAAGTACATTGGATTGCTTCTCCACGGTGACGCCTGTGAGTGGGAGAAGACAGTGTTTGTGCCCTACCAGCTGGGCAGGGGTTTGCTGAGCCTCAACAGTGTACTGGACCCTATACTTTATACGTTCCTGAGGAGTGACTTCAGGGCGGCTGCGGGCCATTACCTGCCCTGCCTGAGGAGAATGCAGGAGTCTGTATGCAGGACTGTGAGTCATCAGAGGACCAACACTCAGACCCCTAGTACTCTCTCAGATCACTCTGATTCTATCTAA